In Fimbriimonadaceae bacterium, the following are encoded in one genomic region:
- a CDS encoding PhzF family phenazine biosynthesis protein, producing MEPFWLVDAFAEAPFEGNCAGVCVLRKGRDASWMQHVANELNQAETAFLRPRRDKQWNLRWFTPTVEVDLCGHATLAAAHVLSVAGHVPWGEEIVFHTLSGKHKAWSEKKGATLDFPAEPPRSYRLPNAETLVHAKPTWIGKNRLDVLIQLESEDAVRRMDPDLPEIAKLDARGLIVTAKSSDPTIDFVSRYFAPACGVDEDQVTGSAHCALAPFWGERLGRTELHGYQASRRGGLVKMRLEGPRVFLRGGVVVVATGKLQT from the coding sequence GTGGAGCCGTTCTGGTTGGTCGACGCGTTCGCGGAGGCCCCCTTCGAGGGCAACTGCGCCGGTGTGTGCGTCTTGCGCAAAGGGCGGGACGCTTCATGGATGCAGCACGTCGCCAACGAGCTGAACCAAGCGGAAACCGCGTTCCTGAGGCCGCGTCGGGACAAACAGTGGAACCTTCGCTGGTTCACGCCCACGGTCGAGGTGGATCTGTGCGGCCATGCGACCCTCGCAGCCGCCCACGTCCTTTCGGTTGCCGGACACGTGCCGTGGGGCGAGGAGATCGTGTTCCACACGCTCAGCGGCAAGCACAAAGCGTGGTCGGAGAAGAAGGGCGCCACGCTGGACTTCCCTGCCGAGCCGCCCCGTTCTTACCGGCTGCCGAACGCAGAGACGTTGGTCCACGCCAAGCCGACCTGGATTGGGAAGAACCGGCTGGATGTGCTCATTCAGTTGGAGAGCGAAGACGCCGTGCGACGGATGGACCCCGATTTGCCAGAGATCGCGAAGCTCGACGCCAGAGGGCTCATCGTCACCGCAAAATCCTCCGACCCGACGATCGACTTCGTCTCACGCTACTTCGCCCCTGCGTGCGGTGTGGATGAAGACCAGGTGACCGGCTCCGCTCACTGCGCGCTCGCCCCCTTCTGGGGAGAGCGGCTCGGTCGGACCGAGCTCCACGGCTACCAAGCTTCGCGCCGGGGAGGGCTCGTGAAGATGCGTCTGGAAGGGCCGCGCGTCTTCTTGCGCGGCGGAGTCGTGGTCGTTGCGACCGGGAAGCTGCAGACATGA
- a CDS encoding penicillin acylase family protein translates to MWFVALALFLHQPSYTVTRDDYGVPHVRASTWEQAFEGAGYATAEDRLWQMENSRRLARGTLAEVFGPEVAASDREVLRTGYTVAQIEAQLAGLDARSRAAFEAYALGVNAYIEKARQSKTLPPGYAAAGFEPQPWTALDSAAIAIRLGQLFGSGGAGELRNLALVEYLKGRPVKDRLPDVLDDLLWQNDPRSIPTVAPSDDPLSTHPAFPTATRAETEHHLAALPKVSLLELLPAIRTASLEDSRIVAETRNVPFKTGSYAVVVSKGRSRLGVPLLLSAPQMGFRVPSVVHEMSLDAEGVHVVGMDVPGVPGVIIGHTKDLAWGLTSGVADTDDIFFAPIEGGSYRVDGKLKPIRSENRALAVKGEKPESVVAKSTEDGPVLLATRSTVFVRRSGFADRELQGFAALYDLYSAKEPSDVKAVAARIPLTFNLFYATTSGHIGYHYCGRVPLRAPGWDPRFPMPLSQDTAWRGFVPPGQMPLVVDPREGLIANWNNKPAAWWPNFDTPAWGRIFRNSALLHQLTAESLAPVDLEMAAWWIARTEETAEYLMPAFRHALQGAAWSSETERQAAQMLIAYEGKAVAGSHGASLYLRTLDAVRAELFSAPMGSFLSPDLFRTALQPSLILNALEGETNIDYLAGRTADQLIVAAFRKAVERMVSERGENPGTWAYTPGTIPVVEGVPIPYSNRGTYIQLVELWKTPAGRNVLTPGVAESGAHASDQEPLARAWMYKRMRWAP, encoded by the coding sequence ATGTGGTTCGTCGCCCTCGCCCTGTTTCTGCACCAGCCGTCCTACACCGTGACGAGGGACGACTACGGCGTCCCGCACGTGCGGGCCTCGACGTGGGAGCAGGCGTTTGAGGGCGCGGGCTACGCGACCGCCGAGGATCGCCTCTGGCAGATGGAGAACAGCCGCCGCCTGGCGCGCGGGACTCTGGCGGAGGTATTCGGGCCCGAAGTGGCCGCCTCGGACCGCGAGGTCCTCCGGACGGGCTACACCGTTGCCCAAATCGAAGCGCAGCTTGCCGGGTTGGATGCTCGCTCGCGGGCGGCCTTCGAGGCGTACGCGCTCGGAGTGAACGCCTACATCGAGAAGGCGCGCCAATCCAAGACGTTGCCCCCCGGCTACGCCGCGGCGGGCTTCGAGCCCCAACCGTGGACCGCTCTGGACTCTGCGGCCATCGCGATTCGGCTCGGCCAACTGTTTGGTTCGGGCGGCGCAGGGGAGCTTCGCAACTTGGCCCTCGTCGAATATCTGAAAGGGCGTCCGGTCAAGGACCGGCTGCCCGACGTCCTCGACGATTTGCTGTGGCAGAACGACCCACGCTCGATCCCCACCGTCGCCCCTTCGGACGATCCGCTGTCGACGCACCCCGCGTTTCCCACGGCCACCCGGGCGGAAACGGAGCACCATCTCGCCGCCCTGCCCAAAGTTTCGTTGCTCGAGCTGCTCCCGGCGATCCGCACGGCATCGCTGGAGGACTCCCGAATCGTGGCGGAAACGCGGAACGTGCCCTTCAAGACGGGCAGCTACGCGGTGGTCGTGTCGAAGGGGCGTTCCCGACTCGGCGTTCCCCTCCTGCTGTCCGCGCCCCAAATGGGCTTTCGCGTGCCCTCGGTCGTCCACGAGATGTCGCTCGACGCCGAGGGCGTGCACGTCGTCGGGATGGACGTGCCGGGCGTGCCGGGGGTGATCATCGGCCACACCAAGGACCTCGCGTGGGGTCTGACCAGCGGGGTGGCCGACACCGACGACATCTTCTTCGCGCCGATCGAGGGCGGTTCGTATCGGGTCGATGGGAAGTTGAAACCCATACGGAGTGAGAACCGGGCGCTTGCGGTCAAAGGCGAGAAACCGGAGTCCGTGGTGGCGAAATCCACCGAGGACGGACCCGTGCTGCTGGCCACCCGATCGACCGTGTTCGTCCGGCGGTCCGGTTTTGCCGATCGCGAGCTGCAGGGCTTCGCGGCGCTTTACGACCTCTACTCGGCCAAGGAGCCAAGCGACGTCAAGGCCGTCGCCGCACGGATCCCGCTCACGTTCAACCTCTTCTATGCCACCACCTCCGGGCACATCGGCTACCACTACTGCGGCCGGGTTCCGTTGCGCGCGCCCGGTTGGGACCCGCGTTTTCCCATGCCCCTTTCGCAGGATACGGCGTGGAGGGGTTTCGTGCCGCCGGGGCAGATGCCGCTCGTCGTCGATCCCCGAGAAGGGCTGATCGCCAACTGGAACAACAAACCTGCGGCATGGTGGCCGAATTTCGACACACCGGCATGGGGTCGCATCTTCCGCAACTCGGCCCTCCTCCACCAACTCACGGCAGAGTCGCTGGCTCCCGTGGATCTGGAGATGGCCGCGTGGTGGATCGCGCGCACCGAGGAGACCGCGGAGTACCTCATGCCCGCGTTTCGACACGCCCTGCAGGGCGCGGCGTGGTCCAGCGAGACGGAACGACAGGCCGCACAGATGCTGATCGCCTACGAGGGGAAGGCAGTCGCGGGATCGCACGGTGCCAGCCTCTACCTGCGAACCCTCGACGCCGTCCGCGCGGAGTTGTTCAGCGCGCCGATGGGGAGCTTCCTCTCGCCAGACCTCTTTCGAACGGCGCTCCAACCCTCCTTGATCCTCAACGCGCTCGAAGGCGAGACAAACATCGACTACCTCGCCGGTCGCACCGCCGACCAACTCATCGTTGCCGCCTTTCGAAAAGCGGTCGAGCGGATGGTGTCCGAGCGCGGCGAGAATCCTGGCACGTGGGCGTACACGCCGGGGACCATCCCCGTGGTCGAAGGCGTGCCTATTCCCTACTCGAACCGAGGGACGTACATCCAACTGGTCGAGCTTTGGAAGACGCCCGCGGGCCGCAACGTCCTGACTCCCGGGGTCGCCGAGTCCGGAGCGCATGCCAGCGACCAAGAGCCGCTGGCGCGGGCCTGGATGTACAAACGCATGCGGTGGGCGCCCTAG
- a CDS encoding acetylxylan esterase, with amino-acid sequence MSLFEPYVPEDFDGFWQEVADAARAAPLDFHRSLQPESPAPGLLVEPFDFRGIAGSRLHGWFAYPEHVRRAPAFLWIPPYGRESLLPNSYGTRPGYASLSFNFFGHSAFHQEAYIPSRGYFAEGADDPESFVFRSMAQDAMIAARVLQAQIEVDEDRIGAMGMSQGGGMAIWLGAWLPFVKAVVADMPFLGAMGAALTRNAHRYPMKELVDYGESVPLGAERVLNTLSYFDTMNQATRCRVPTRVTLGEKDPAARPENVEAIYHALPGEKELVRLDIGHDWDPRMVEGGRRWLDRHLPTV; translated from the coding sequence ATGAGCCTCTTCGAACCGTACGTCCCCGAGGATTTCGACGGGTTCTGGCAGGAAGTGGCCGACGCGGCGCGCGCCGCCCCGCTCGACTTCCACCGCAGTCTGCAACCGGAATCCCCCGCCCCCGGTCTGCTGGTGGAGCCCTTCGACTTCCGAGGCATCGCAGGATCGCGACTGCATGGCTGGTTCGCGTATCCCGAGCACGTGCGCCGCGCTCCGGCATTCCTGTGGATTCCCCCCTACGGGCGGGAATCGCTCTTGCCGAACAGCTATGGAACACGGCCAGGCTACGCGAGCCTCAGCTTCAACTTCTTCGGGCACAGCGCGTTCCACCAGGAGGCCTACATCCCGTCCCGCGGCTATTTCGCAGAGGGCGCGGACGACCCCGAGTCCTTCGTTTTCCGGAGCATGGCCCAGGATGCGATGATCGCGGCCCGCGTGCTGCAAGCCCAAATCGAGGTGGACGAGGATCGCATCGGGGCGATGGGGATGAGCCAAGGCGGCGGCATGGCGATTTGGCTTGGGGCGTGGTTGCCCTTCGTCAAGGCTGTGGTGGCCGACATGCCCTTCCTTGGGGCGATGGGGGCCGCTTTGACCCGCAACGCCCACCGGTATCCAATGAAGGAGCTGGTGGACTATGGCGAGTCGGTCCCGCTCGGTGCCGAACGCGTGCTGAACACGTTGAGCTACTTCGATACGATGAACCAAGCCACGAGGTGCCGTGTCCCAACCCGCGTCACCCTGGGTGAGAAGGACCCCGCGGCGCGGCCGGAGAACGTCGAGGCGATCTACCACGCGCTCCCAGGCGAGAAGGAGCTGGTCCGGCTGGACATCGGCCACGACTGGGACCCCCGCATGGTCGAAGGAGGGCGGCGTTGGCTCGACCGGCACCTTCCGACCGTTTGA
- a CDS encoding glycosyltransferase family 4 protein, translating into MARPAPSDRLKIAQVGSSLFDWGGIERYVAYLSQGLAARGHDVDVWCPAESPLAQRATVAVRPSALRGQFRFDRIGGFVRLFRKGRYDVAHIHFSPDFIVPALAARLQRVPLVVMTRHVALPWSPSKVRRYLRLFDHIIPVSDAVERRLHESGVPASRMTVAKAGCEPLRPKVGREAAREALGIAEGDFAAGVFGRLVKEKGVDVLLRAQSVPDHVRYEVFGEGPELDSLRREAGPRTTFRGFVPDVADAMNAMDAIVLPSVWEEAFPYAALEAMSLGRALVASRIGGLPEVVVDGETGLLFDPGSSPMLASCLTRLAGDADLVARLGAAGLASHRATYELGHMAERIERVYFANLER; encoded by the coding sequence TTGGCTCGACCGGCACCTTCCGACCGTTTGAAGATCGCCCAAGTGGGAAGCTCGCTCTTCGATTGGGGAGGGATCGAGCGGTATGTGGCGTACCTCTCGCAGGGCCTGGCCGCGCGGGGACACGACGTCGACGTCTGGTGCCCTGCGGAATCGCCTTTGGCGCAACGCGCGACCGTCGCGGTGCGGCCCTCCGCGCTCCGGGGACAATTCCGATTCGACCGAATCGGGGGCTTTGTCCGCCTGTTTCGGAAGGGGCGGTACGACGTCGCGCACATCCATTTCAGTCCCGACTTCATCGTGCCCGCGCTCGCGGCGAGACTGCAGCGAGTTCCCCTGGTGGTCATGACCCGGCACGTCGCCTTGCCGTGGAGCCCGTCCAAGGTGCGGCGCTACCTCAGGCTCTTCGACCACATCATCCCCGTTTCCGACGCCGTCGAGAGGCGTCTGCACGAATCAGGGGTCCCAGCGTCGCGCATGACCGTGGCCAAAGCCGGCTGCGAACCCCTTCGACCCAAAGTCGGGCGCGAGGCGGCGCGCGAGGCGCTGGGGATTGCCGAGGGAGATTTTGCCGCCGGGGTGTTCGGACGGCTGGTCAAAGAAAAGGGCGTTGACGTGCTGTTGCGAGCGCAGAGCGTTCCCGACCATGTCCGCTACGAGGTGTTCGGGGAGGGCCCCGAGCTGGATTCGCTGCGCCGGGAGGCAGGCCCGCGCACGACCTTTCGGGGCTTTGTTCCCGACGTGGCCGACGCGATGAACGCGATGGATGCGATCGTCCTGCCGAGCGTCTGGGAAGAGGCGTTCCCCTATGCCGCGCTCGAAGCGATGTCGTTGGGACGCGCCTTGGTGGCGTCCAGGATCGGGGGGCTTCCCGAAGTGGTGGTCGACGGGGAGACGGGGCTCTTGTTCGACCCCGGATCCTCGCCGATGCTCGCCTCGTGTCTGACGCGTCTGGCCGGGGATGCGGACCTCGTCGCCCGACTCGGTGCGGCGGGTCTGGCTTCGCACCGCGCCACGTACGAGCTCGGCCACATGGCGGAGCGGATCGAGAGGGTCTATTTCGCGAACCTAGAACGCTGA
- a CDS encoding GNAT family N-acetyltransferase, whose product MSTIVYREARFPDDLRAVRDLFNEYAAAIGLNFCFQGFDEELAGLPGKYAPPDGSLWLAATTDAFAGCVAMRPLEPGVCELKRLYVRTEARGSGIGRVLANRVIEDARSAGYRVMRLDTLASMDAARSLYRSLEFVERTPYYDNPIPNVVFMERDL is encoded by the coding sequence ATGAGCACGATCGTCTATCGGGAAGCGAGGTTCCCCGACGACCTGCGAGCCGTTCGAGACCTTTTCAACGAGTACGCGGCCGCGATTGGCTTGAACTTCTGCTTCCAGGGGTTTGACGAGGAGTTGGCGGGTCTGCCCGGCAAGTACGCCCCGCCGGACGGCTCGCTCTGGCTAGCCGCGACGACCGATGCGTTCGCGGGCTGTGTCGCGATGAGGCCCCTCGAGCCCGGAGTCTGCGAATTGAAGCGCCTCTATGTCCGGACAGAGGCCCGCGGCTCCGGGATCGGACGCGTTCTGGCGAACCGGGTCATCGAGGATGCGCGCTCTGCGGGCTATCGCGTGATGCGCCTGGACACGCTCGCCTCCATGGACGCTGCACGGTCGCTGTACCGAAGTCTCGAGTTCGTCGAGCGGACGCCTTACTACGACAACCCCATTCCCAACGTGGTCTTCATGGAGCGCGACCTCTAA
- a CDS encoding NAD(P)/FAD-dependent oxidoreductase — protein sequence MGDSRKVVIVGAGFGGLTLAKALCGEAFEVTVVDRTNHHLFQPLLYQVATAGLSPASIAAPIRSILRRCKNTRVLMAEVVDVDVPGRRVLLADGSHLPYDSLVLATGASHSYFGHPEWERDAPGLKTVEDATEMRRRILTAFERAERCEDPAQREALLTFAIVGGGPTGVELAGSIGELAKRVLARDFRRIDPTRAKILLLEGGDRILATFSKDLAERAVRDLRRLGVEVRTSTRVEKVTPEGVETTQGPVAAATVLWAAGVEASPAARWLCVEPDRAGRVPVGPTLEPAADTDLFVIGDTARCEGEDGVPLPGVAPVAMQQARHVAKLLRSRAGLGRDPGPFHYVDKGNLATVGRSSAVLEWGRWKLGGALAWLLWLAIHIVYLIGFRNRIVVLVEWAWAYATYERGARLITRPGQ from the coding sequence ATGGGGGATTCGAGGAAGGTCGTGATCGTGGGGGCAGGCTTCGGAGGCCTCACGTTGGCGAAGGCGCTTTGCGGCGAGGCTTTCGAGGTCACGGTCGTGGACCGGACGAACCACCATCTCTTCCAGCCCTTGCTCTACCAGGTCGCCACCGCGGGCCTCTCGCCCGCGAGCATCGCGGCTCCCATTCGCTCGATCCTGAGGCGATGCAAGAACACGAGGGTTCTCATGGCCGAGGTGGTCGACGTGGACGTCCCAGGCCGACGCGTACTCCTCGCCGATGGTTCGCACCTTCCCTACGACTCCCTCGTCCTTGCCACAGGCGCGTCCCACAGCTACTTCGGCCATCCCGAATGGGAGCGCGACGCCCCGGGCTTGAAGACCGTCGAGGACGCAACGGAGATGCGGCGCCGGATCCTCACGGCGTTCGAACGCGCCGAGCGGTGCGAGGATCCTGCACAAAGAGAGGCCCTGCTGACCTTCGCGATCGTCGGCGGGGGGCCAACGGGAGTCGAGTTGGCCGGTTCGATCGGAGAACTCGCCAAGCGGGTCCTCGCACGAGATTTCCGGCGCATCGACCCCACCCGGGCGAAGATCCTCTTGCTGGAAGGCGGCGATCGCATTCTGGCGACGTTTTCGAAGGACCTGGCCGAGCGAGCGGTGCGGGATCTGAGAAGACTCGGGGTCGAGGTCCGCACCTCGACAAGGGTGGAGAAAGTGACGCCAGAAGGGGTCGAGACCACCCAGGGGCCCGTGGCCGCAGCCACCGTCCTCTGGGCTGCGGGAGTCGAGGCGTCGCCAGCAGCGCGATGGCTTTGCGTCGAACCCGATCGGGCCGGCCGCGTGCCGGTCGGTCCGACGTTGGAGCCCGCGGCGGACACCGACCTGTTCGTGATCGGCGACACGGCAAGGTGCGAGGGCGAAGACGGCGTCCCGCTCCCCGGCGTGGCGCCGGTCGCCATGCAGCAGGCGAGGCACGTCGCGAAGTTGTTGCGCAGCCGCGCAGGCCTTGGGAGGGACCCAGGCCCGTTCCATTACGTCGACAAGGGCAACTTGGCGACGGTGGGACGCTCCTCCGCCGTTCTGGAGTGGGGGCGCTGGAAGCTCGGCGGGGCGCTGGCATGGCTCCTCTGGCTGGCGATCCACATCGTCTATCTGATCGGTTTCCGGAACCGAATCGTGGTGTTGGTGGAGTGGGCCTGGGCGTACGCGACCTACGAACGGGGCGCCCGCCTCATCACGCGTCCCGGTCAGTAA
- the kdsA gene encoding 3-deoxy-8-phosphooctulonate synthase — protein sequence MKTFFAGPVELGAGRLVLIAGPCMAESQGLCDEVAGQMAELCRELDFGYVFKASFDKANRTSESSERGLGIDAGLAILRKVGADLRVPTTTDLHLPNQAALVAESVDLLQIPAFLCRQSDLLRAAADTGKPVNVKKGQFLAPWDTKNIVEKLRGYGAKGTMLTERGTSFGYNTLVVDMPGLETMRGFGVPVCFDASHSAQRPGGAGTATGGVRESIPAMARAAVAVGIDALFLEVHPDPDRALSDAATQWPLGRARELLEQVKAIADARSAF from the coding sequence TTGAAGACGTTCTTTGCGGGGCCGGTCGAACTGGGCGCCGGAAGGCTCGTCCTGATCGCCGGGCCGTGCATGGCGGAGTCCCAGGGCCTGTGCGACGAGGTCGCGGGACAGATGGCGGAACTCTGCCGAGAACTGGATTTCGGCTACGTGTTCAAGGCGTCCTTCGACAAGGCGAACCGTACGTCCGAGAGCTCGGAGCGCGGCCTTGGCATCGACGCGGGTCTTGCGATCCTCCGAAAGGTGGGCGCCGATCTCCGTGTGCCCACGACCACGGACCTCCACCTTCCGAACCAGGCCGCGCTCGTGGCCGAAAGCGTGGATCTTCTGCAGATCCCCGCCTTCCTCTGCCGCCAAAGCGACCTGCTCCGGGCCGCTGCCGACACGGGCAAACCGGTGAACGTGAAGAAGGGCCAGTTTTTGGCGCCCTGGGACACCAAGAACATCGTCGAAAAGCTGCGCGGCTACGGAGCCAAGGGAACGATGCTGACCGAGCGCGGAACCAGCTTTGGCTACAACACCCTCGTGGTGGACATGCCCGGACTCGAGACGATGCGCGGGTTCGGCGTTCCCGTGTGCTTCGACGCCTCGCACTCGGCCCAACGGCCTGGTGGAGCGGGAACGGCCACGGGCGGGGTGCGCGAGTCGATTCCCGCGATGGCCCGCGCCGCCGTGGCGGTGGGCATCGACGCGCTCTTCCTCGAGGTGCACCCCGACCCCGACCGCGCCCTGTCCGACGCGGCCACCCAGTGGCCGTTGGGACGTGCCCGTGAACTGCTGGAGCAGGTCAAGGCGATCGCGGACGCTCGGTCAGCGTTCTAG
- a CDS encoding NIL domain-containing protein, with translation MAIVDVNITAGKETVGEPWMWRLSREFEVRVTIKKANIDADYGWAQIELEGPVEEIQRATSWLMTTGLHVEAQQRAVGA, from the coding sequence ATGGCGATTGTCGATGTGAACATCACGGCTGGAAAAGAAACGGTTGGGGAACCCTGGATGTGGCGGCTCTCACGAGAGTTCGAGGTCCGAGTCACGATCAAGAAGGCCAACATCGACGCCGACTATGGCTGGGCGCAAATCGAGCTGGAGGGGCCGGTCGAGGAGATTCAACGCGCCACCTCCTGGCTGATGACGACGGGCTTGCACGTGGAGGCCCAGCAACGCGCCGTCGGGGCATGA
- a CDS encoding 2-oxo acid dehydrogenase subunit E2 — protein sequence MPVEILMPELGESVHEGTVSRWLKKEGEAVKEDEPVVEIMTDKVNTELPAPASGVLSKILIQEGELVKVFAAMGIIDETGSAAKTAPAKETAGKTKEKPAEAPKAEPRAEPAAAESERTWFTPVVRSIAKEHGLDDATLSTISGSGAGGRVTRRDVEAYLESREGAPAPAGPQPAAVGPDQEVVKLAGMRKMIADALTRSSQVPTVSTTIDVDVSRMVEFRAHNKESFLNQYGLKLTYTPFFIKAVTEALQEFPLVNASLQEDDKIVMHRGVTMGVAVSLGQKGDQGLIVPVLRDTHKKSLVEIAKELDSIADKARNNGLKPDDVQGGTFTLTNPGSYGALFGTPMINAPQAGILGTYAIRQEVVVRDGMIGIRPMMYLVLTYDHRIVDGLLAGRFLQSVRDKLQSFDFFK from the coding sequence ATGCCTGTGGAGATCCTCATGCCCGAACTGGGCGAGTCCGTGCACGAAGGGACCGTGAGCCGGTGGCTCAAGAAGGAGGGGGAGGCGGTCAAGGAAGACGAGCCGGTCGTGGAGATCATGACCGACAAAGTCAACACGGAGCTGCCCGCGCCCGCCAGCGGAGTGCTTTCCAAGATCCTCATTCAAGAGGGTGAGCTGGTCAAGGTCTTCGCGGCGATGGGGATCATCGACGAGACAGGCTCGGCGGCGAAGACGGCCCCGGCGAAGGAAACGGCAGGCAAGACCAAGGAGAAGCCTGCGGAGGCGCCGAAGGCGGAACCCAGGGCCGAGCCGGCGGCGGCCGAGAGCGAACGCACCTGGTTCACGCCGGTGGTTCGCTCGATTGCGAAGGAGCATGGCCTCGACGACGCCACTCTCTCCACCATTTCCGGATCTGGTGCGGGAGGCCGCGTCACCCGTCGGGACGTCGAGGCCTACCTCGAGTCGCGAGAGGGCGCTCCTGCTCCCGCCGGCCCGCAGCCGGCGGCGGTCGGGCCGGACCAGGAGGTTGTGAAGCTCGCGGGAATGCGAAAGATGATCGCCGACGCGTTGACCCGCAGTTCCCAAGTGCCCACCGTGAGCACGACGATCGATGTCGACGTGAGCCGGATGGTCGAGTTTCGGGCTCACAACAAGGAGTCATTCCTCAACCAATACGGCCTGAAGCTCACGTACACCCCGTTCTTCATCAAGGCCGTCACCGAGGCTCTGCAAGAGTTCCCGCTGGTCAACGCGTCCCTCCAGGAAGACGACAAGATCGTGATGCACCGCGGCGTGACGATGGGAGTCGCCGTTTCGTTGGGCCAAAAGGGCGACCAGGGACTGATCGTGCCCGTGCTTCGAGACACGCACAAGAAGTCGCTGGTCGAAATCGCAAAGGAGTTGGACAGCATCGCCGACAAGGCGCGCAACAACGGGTTGAAACCCGACGACGTTCAAGGCGGGACGTTCACCCTCACCAACCCCGGCAGTTACGGCGCGCTGTTCGGGACGCCGATGATCAACGCGCCGCAGGCGGGGATCCTGGGCACCTATGCGATCCGCCAGGAAGTGGTCGTGCGGGACGGGATGATCGGCATCCGCCCCATGATGTACCTCGTCCTCACGTACGACCACCGCATCGTGGACGGGCTCCTTGCGGGCAGATTCCTGCAGTCGGTTCGAGACAAGCTGCAGAGCTTCGACTTCTTCAAGTAG
- a CDS encoding NAD+ synthase, producing the protein MQVPVFRASAPDPESDALLQLNESLTLDWLVRFLRHECIVRRGVPRAVLGLSGGVDSALAATLCARAFGPENVWAYRMPYKLSSGESLEHARLVVKALGIHERTIDISPMVDGYAATQPDLTPARLGNVCARARMIVLFDQSAEMGALPIGTGNKTERLFGYYTWHADDAPPINPLGDLFKTQVWALARAAGVPEIIVEKPATADLIQGQTDEGDFGISYPRADRILVQLVQGRKPAALVRQGFDPREVELVRSKVDATHWKRRLPTVAMLSTSSIGDYYLRPVDY; encoded by the coding sequence ATGCAGGTCCCGGTGTTCCGAGCCTCGGCGCCCGATCCCGAATCCGATGCGTTGCTGCAGCTCAACGAGTCGCTCACGCTCGACTGGCTCGTGCGCTTCCTGCGGCACGAGTGCATCGTCCGCCGCGGCGTCCCGCGCGCCGTCCTCGGGCTCTCGGGCGGGGTGGACTCCGCGCTCGCGGCCACCCTCTGCGCCCGCGCCTTCGGACCCGAGAACGTCTGGGCGTATCGGATGCCCTACAAACTCTCGTCGGGCGAGAGTCTCGAGCACGCCCGGCTCGTCGTGAAGGCCTTGGGAATCCACGAGCGAACGATCGACATCAGCCCGATGGTCGACGGTTACGCCGCCACGCAGCCCGACCTCACGCCGGCCAGGCTCGGCAACGTGTGCGCGCGGGCCCGGATGATCGTCCTGTTCGACCAGTCCGCCGAGATGGGTGCGCTTCCCATCGGAACCGGAAACAAGACCGAGCGCCTCTTTGGCTACTACACGTGGCATGCGGACGACGCGCCTCCCATCAACCCGCTGGGCGATCTCTTCAAGACGCAGGTGTGGGCGCTTGCACGCGCCGCCGGCGTCCCGGAAATCATCGTTGAGAAGCCGGCAACCGCCGACCTGATCCAGGGACAGACCGACGAGGGCGATTTCGGCATCTCCTACCCGCGCGCCGACCGCATTCTCGTGCAGCTCGTGCAGGGAAGGAAGCCGGCGGCGCTCGTGCGCCAGGGATTCGACCCGCGCGAAGTCGAACTGGTGCGGTCCAAAGTGGACGCGACCCACTGGAAACGCCGACTCCCGACCGTCGCGATGCTCAGTACCAGCTCGATCGGGGACTACTATCTGCGCCCTGTGGATTACTGA